The sequence ACACGATGTACTCCAACGACACGTGACAGACTTTGCTCGGGGACTTTGACCACGAGATGTCCGCGACATCCACACAGAATTTGCCGAAAATGTCACGAATTTGCATCACTTCCTCAAATACACTCGTATATATGGAGATGCACTTCACATTAAGTGCGGCGCGAAATACGCCCTCttcgcgcgaagacgcgcgcgtgccCGAAATACCTGGACTGGCAAGACCAACTGTAAATTAGCGTGAGAATCACCTTCTCAGGACGGCGTTTCGGTGACAGTTTGAAGCAAACATCGCTTTGGCCCGTGAGCCGCATCAAAATGCGAGGTAGCGGAAAACTCTGCGGGGTACCCGCTGAAGCAGGTACGGATGGTAGTTCCCTTCCTCAAAATCTGGCGCAAAGACAGTCCTAGAGTCGAATGCAGCCTATGAGACGGAAAGAAGAGCCGCCACAGCGGCAACCCcagaggctgcagctgctgtgtTCACTCTAAACGAAGCAGACAAAGAGGAAGCGTCCACCCCCTTAATCGTTACCTTCACAATGCAGTTCGTCGTGTTTGACTGAGTTTGCACTGGCTCAGGTGGCTCGTAAGCAATACTCCCAGGCTGTCCTTTTtgtgtcgcgggcgcgcatcCGATGTAGAAATACTTGTTCGTAGTAGAAAACTCGCTAAGAGGGATTGCCACCTTGGCACCATGAGTCAATCCATCTGTGCTCGTCCACCAGCTCGCGTCGATGCCTCTGAGGAGCCGCGAAGGTTCCTCCTTTCCGCCCTGTTCTGCTGAgcgggagagcgccgccgccgacacTTGCTGAATGATCCCACGGGAACCGCACGTGACCGTAACACTGTTGTTCTGCGGTGTCAAATCAACATTCAGGATCTTGGGATTGCTGTGCTCTCCATATGCACAGGTCACGACATTGTCCTCCACTGCCGAGAGCCTCGCCCGCACGTTTACTTTCATTCTGCACTCCGACTTCGAGTTCTCTGGCGTTTGCCCGCAACCGATGTTGAAGGATTTATCAAAAAGAGGAAAATCGAACTCGTCCAGATGCAACGTTCGCGACTCCCCCACGCTTCGGTGTGCCGGGGGTAGCCACCGAGGTTTGCCCTCGGGATAGACAAAATCAAGCAGTGATACCGGTGTCCCCATGGAGACGCCTCCAACGTTGCAGAGGTCAACACTCCCTTGAACACTATGTGATTCGTCTGCATTTGGCTCACAGACTGTCATAAAATCACTCGGGACCAAGTAGTTCCCCCTGCCTTCACAGACTAGGGTCACGGTGGGATTTTCAATCGACAGCGTCACATCCGGCCGATCCGGCTTTCCAACACCATTTTCGGTAGATTGGCACGTAGAGATTGTTTCCGTTGGATCCAACTGCTCAGCCTCactcgaggcgcgacgcagaagcccTTGTTGAAGCTGCTCTGCAACGGCGTGCCTGGCGGTGATAAGCAAAGCGCTGGCAAGGCACATCGCCGCAAACTTGCAGCCTCCGGGTCTGAAGCCCCCGCGCGGTCCCGCCACGATACCAATGTTAGCCATGGTCCGACCGTTGGGAAAAATAGTAGCAACCGGCGCGCCCAACAAGGCACGACCCAAAAAGAAGCCGCTGGGAACCTACCACAAACTACAAAGCCTGAAAGAGACAACAGTGTTATCTGGAAGCCACCACCAGATATCCCTACGCTCTAGGGTTGACGCAGTGCATACGGGGAGCGCCGTCAGCAGGCCTGCACCGCCGAGTTCCAAGCGGGGATTTCCCGCAGCCCTCCGGAGTAGACCAGGGCTGCGAGAACCCAAGCAGCACCGGCTTCTTTGGAAGCTGCTGCACCCTTGCACTTGTTCGCAGAAATGAAGAAAGCAAGCACGGCGCAAAGGAGACACGCCTTTCTCATGTTATCCCTTCCGTTTATGCTACAGTGGAACGAGTAGATGACGCCGCTGGGCTTCCGTCACTCCGAGACCATTGAGCCCTTCCCGGAGGCTTGCGAGATGTGGCAGACAttgagggggggggggggaggccaCAAGCTGCGTTACCAGCCAACAAACTAAAAGTGGGAGTGCGCGGCTGGATGAACACGGAAAATTGCTCAGTATTAAAAAAAAGACCCTCTCCGGAGCGCCGCTGGTTATGCTGCCTTAACAAGCATCGATCACGCTCGAGGCAGTGATCCGCGGGGGCAGGGGAGCTTCTACAAGATCTCATGTGCAAGGCTTCACCCGTCGCGGTGTCCGAGCTGACCTGCAGAGTCGACCGGAGACTGAGGCCGCATGACTCTGCAGGGTAGACAAGCGGCAACCATAGCACGTAGCTCCCGCGGTGTTACTTTTTTACCACATGTATGCGACGGCCGGCCGACCCATAACGGACCCCATTTGCATCGCAATCACTAGAGTTACTCGTAGATCAAAATGGAGTTCCCGCCTGCCTTCTTTTAGCTCGTTTTCGTACTCAAAAGGTTTTAAAAGGCCATCATAACCCACAGGAATTGCAGAAGTCTTTTTGGCGCGCTAGAAGGCTTTCGCGTTCCATTGGCGGGGCGCACTCTTGCACATGGtgtcgcgcggcagcggatCAGATATAACTCCTTGTTGTGCTCACTTGTTCCACACTGTTCGGAGTAACAGGCCGAAAAAGGTCCGCGGCTCCACCCTCCAACAGGGCTGCGAAGTGCCGCCAAGCATCGGCAGCGCCCCCAGTTTTGTCTACGCAAGATGCTACTGCGCAGTGCGTCAACGACAAACTGTATTTTCCATCAGCCGCTAACTCCAAGCGTGCCCGTTACCTTGGCAAACGCTGTCGACGCGCGTTGGCATGGATCCACGGCAATGAGGCCTCGACAACAGAGCGCTTTGTTGTCCAAAATTAGAGAAGCCGCAAAGCAAAGCGGCGAGGGCTGCTTCGGCGCGATACAAAACGGAGAGACCCAAGATGTTGACAAGCCAGCAaccggcagcagcgaaaaTCGAGTGAAGTAGCGCACAGACAATGACCCAGTTACTAATCGGCACATTGGTGGGTGACCTCGGAGTCAGAAAAAGCCGCCCCGTGCGCCTCATAGTAATACCTCTGTGCCTTCTGGCCGCAGACAGGACTGCCACCTCACCAGCTTGTCTagccgctgctggagcgctcTTTGCCGGTTATTCAATTGTGAGAGGCGCAACGGCGACGCTGTCGAGACGAATATTATCAACATAGTTGTGCTTGAGCAGAGTCGTGCATTGTATTCGTACGTGAGAGCCGGTGCTCGCTGCGTTAAAACACTTGTGGTCGCCTCCGTTGTTGTAGCCTCGCTGACCGTAACGGAAAAAGACTTTGAGCCTCACGTGCTCTACACAACATCCCTAGGCCTGTCACATCGATATACTGATCGGTTCGGACTTCCCTTACGTGCGTTCTGCAACTCAGTCTGCTAGCGCTGTTGCGAGAGAGTTCTGCATTCCGCTCATGGTTGCGTACGTCTTTCCAGGTGATCCTCAATCAATGAGAGATAAACTGTGCAGCTGTCGCCGTTCGGCAAACGAGTGAGCGTCGCCAGAACACGTTCGCAAACATATACCAATATTTTGGTGTGTTGACTGGTGCGTCCCAGTATGGACGCACCAGTCAACACACCTGGAAAGCAGATCGTTGCGTGTCTCATATGGTAGCCCGCAGTGACGAGTTTTTCCCGTGTAGAAGGCCTGATTCGTGCCTCCGAGGTTGGCCAGTAATATAACCACCGCGTTTTGGCGTGCGGAGAGCATTATTCAGCGACGGTGTTTTGTTTTAAAAACATGACAGTGGAAAGGCTCAAGCTTTCCAGCCTCGAAGCAACTGTCTGCTATTGTGGCGTCCCCACTCCGCTCGGTCGCTCTCACCATCGGTTTCACCATCACCGGAAATGCAGCGGGGCGTTCAGCTCTGAATTCACTGGGTGAGTGTCAAGTACGAAAACATGACAGCAGCATTGCGGACGGTACTCATCGTCATGGCGGGTGCCCACCAGACGTAGCGGGAAAGATGGCGATGCCAAGCCTGTCCTTCAGAGTTGACGAAACGAGAGAGTGCTGCCTATCTGTTTCGTTGCACTCTCAGTCGCGCCTCCCTTGGCTATCAGTTGGATTCGGCAGCGATCGAGCGGCTTTCCTTTACCGTGTCTGTCTTGCGCTGGACGCAGGGAACGATCACTCAGGCTGTAGTCCCAAGGCGTGTGGTCTGACTACGATAGGGCCAGCTCTGAAGAGACGATGCTCCCCAAGT is a genomic window of Besnoitia besnoiti strain Bb-Ger1 chromosome IV, whole genome shotgun sequence containing:
- a CDS encoding SAG-related sequence (encoded by transcript BESB_051870), with translation MANIGIVAGPRGGFRPGGCKFAAMCLASALLITARHAVAEQLQQGLLRRASSEAEQLDPTETISTCQSTENGVGKPDRPDVTLSIENPTVTLVCEGRGNYLVPSDFMTVCEPNADESHSVQGSVDLCNVGGVSMGTPVSLLDFVYPEGKPRWLPPAHRSVGESRTLHLDEFDFPLFDKSFNIGCGQTPENSKSECRMKVNVRARLSAVEDNVVTCAYGEHSNPKILNVDLTPQNNSVTVTCGSRGIIQQVSAAALSRSAEQGGKEEPSRLLRGIDASWWTSTDGLTHGAKVAIPLSEFSTTNKYFYIGCAPATQKGQPGSIAYEPPEPVQTQSNTTNCIVKVTIKGVDASSLSASFRVNTAAAASGVAAVAALLSVS